The uncultured Roseibium sp. genome contains a region encoding:
- a CDS encoding xanthine dehydrogenase family protein subunit M — protein MIPGEFTYHRPSTVAEAVAILASHGDEARPLAGGHSIIPMMKLRMAAPEHLIDLSGVADLKGIREEGGAVVIGAMTTQHELIASDLLASKLPIIRETSLLIADPQIRYLGTIGGNVANGDPGNDMPALMQCLNASYKVVGPNGERDIAARDFYEAAYFTTLAPEELVTAVSIPVPPAGHGFAYEKLKRKVGDYATAAAAVVLTMSGGSVSFCSVALTNVGDTPLYAAEACDILTGSTLDAETVNRAVAAAEVITQPASDGRGPAEYRTKMAGVMLRRALARAAERANG, from the coding sequence GTGATCCCCGGTGAATTCACCTATCACAGGCCGTCGACCGTGGCTGAGGCCGTGGCGATCCTGGCCAGCCATGGCGATGAGGCCCGTCCGCTTGCAGGCGGACATAGCATCATCCCCATGATGAAGCTGCGCATGGCAGCGCCTGAACACCTGATCGACCTGAGCGGCGTCGCCGACCTCAAGGGCATCCGCGAAGAGGGCGGGGCGGTCGTGATTGGTGCCATGACGACGCAGCACGAGCTGATCGCATCCGATCTGCTCGCGAGCAAGCTGCCGATCATCCGCGAAACGTCGCTTCTGATCGCCGATCCGCAGATCCGTTATCTCGGCACCATCGGCGGCAATGTCGCCAACGGCGACCCGGGCAACGACATGCCCGCGCTGATGCAGTGCCTGAACGCGTCTTACAAGGTCGTCGGCCCGAACGGCGAACGCGACATCGCGGCCCGCGACTTCTATGAAGCCGCCTATTTCACGACCCTTGCCCCGGAAGAACTGGTCACCGCCGTCAGCATTCCGGTTCCGCCGGCGGGCCATGGCTTCGCCTATGAAAAGCTGAAGCGCAAGGTCGGCGACTATGCCACCGCCGCTGCCGCCGTCGTGCTGACCATGTCCGGCGGGTCTGTGTCCTTCTGTTCGGTGGCGCTCACCAACGTCGGCGACACGCCCCTTTATGCCGCCGAGGCCTGCGACATCCTCACCGGCTCCACGCTGGATGCGGAAACGGTGAACCGTGCGGTTGCCGCAGCGGAAGTCATCACCCAGCCGGCGTCCGACGGTCGTGGTCCGGCGGAATACCGCACCAAGATGGCCGGCGTGATGCTGCGCCGCGCGCTTGCCCGCGCCGCCGAACGCGCAAACGGTTGA
- a CDS encoding aerobic carbon-monoxide dehydrogenase large subunit yields the protein MNDMTPTREQREAALEGMGCKRKRVEDVRFTQGKGNYVDDLKLPGMLFGDFVRSPYAHAKVTKIDASKALELPGVIAVLTAEELKGVNLAWMPTLAGDVQMVLADGKVLYQNQEVAFVIAEDRYIADDAIQLVEVEYEELPVLVDPFKSMDPDAPVLRPDLEGKTEGAHGPRKHHNHIFTWEVGDEDETAKAFKDADVTIKELISYHRTHPSPLETCQCVASMDKVTGELTVWGTFQAPHVIRTVASLLSTIPEHKIHVIAPDIGGGFGNKVGAYPGYICSIVASIVTGRPVKWVEDRMENLSTTSFARDYHMTAEIAAKNDGTVTGLKVHVLADHGGFDACADPSKWPAGFFNIVTGSYDFPTAHLAVDGVYTNKAPGGVAYRCSFRVTEAAYCIERAMDILAQKLGMDPADLRMKNFVKPEQFPYHSALGWEYDSGDYHTAMQKAMDTIGYRELREEQKAKQEAFKRGETREIMGIGVSFFTEIVGAGPSKNCDILGVAMFDSAEIRVHPTGSVISRMGTKSQGQGHETTWAQIIATEIGIPAADIMVEEGNTDTAPYGLGTYGSRSTPVAGAAIALASRKIRNKAQMIAAHMLEVSEYDLEWDVDGFQVKGNPEARKSMKEIAWAAYNAPPPGMEPGLEAVSYYDPPNMTYPFGAYFCVMDIDVDTGVSKIRRFYALDDCGTRINPMIIEGQVHGGLTEGFAIAMGQEIRYDEMGNVMGASFMDFFLPTAVETPHWETDYTVTPSPHHPIGAKGVGESPNVGSVPAFSNAVNDAFGFLGSTHIQMPHDAWRVWQAAKDLGAHG from the coding sequence ATGAATGACATGACCCCCACACGGGAACAGCGCGAAGCCGCCCTGGAAGGCATGGGCTGCAAGCGCAAGCGCGTCGAAGACGTCCGCTTCACGCAGGGCAAGGGCAACTATGTCGACGACCTCAAGCTGCCGGGCATGCTGTTCGGCGACTTCGTCCGCTCGCCTTACGCCCACGCCAAGGTCACCAAAATCGACGCCAGCAAGGCGCTTGAACTGCCTGGCGTGATCGCGGTCCTGACCGCCGAAGAGCTCAAGGGCGTGAACCTCGCCTGGATGCCGACGCTCGCCGGCGACGTCCAGATGGTGCTGGCCGACGGCAAGGTGCTCTACCAGAACCAGGAAGTGGCCTTCGTCATCGCCGAGGACCGCTATATCGCCGACGATGCGATCCAGCTGGTCGAGGTGGAATACGAGGAACTGCCGGTTCTCGTCGATCCGTTCAAGTCCATGGACCCGGATGCACCGGTGCTCCGCCCGGACCTGGAAGGCAAGACGGAAGGCGCGCATGGTCCCCGCAAGCATCACAACCACATCTTCACCTGGGAAGTGGGCGACGAGGACGAGACCGCCAAGGCCTTCAAGGACGCCGACGTCACCATCAAGGAACTGATCTCCTATCACCGCACCCATCCGTCGCCGCTGGAAACCTGTCAGTGCGTGGCGTCCATGGACAAGGTGACGGGTGAACTGACGGTCTGGGGCACCTTCCAGGCGCCGCATGTCATCCGCACGGTCGCGTCCCTGCTGTCCACCATTCCGGAGCACAAGATCCACGTAATCGCGCCGGATATCGGCGGTGGCTTCGGCAATAAGGTGGGCGCCTATCCGGGCTACATCTGCTCGATCGTCGCCTCCATCGTCACCGGTCGTCCGGTGAAATGGGTCGAGGACCGCATGGAGAACCTCTCCACCACCTCCTTTGCCCGCGACTATCACATGACCGCTGAAATCGCGGCCAAGAACGACGGCACGGTCACCGGCCTGAAGGTGCATGTACTGGCCGACCATGGCGGCTTCGACGCCTGCGCCGACCCGTCCAAATGGCCGGCCGGTTTCTTCAACATCGTCACCGGGTCCTATGACTTCCCGACCGCCCATCTGGCCGTCGACGGGGTCTATACCAACAAGGCGCCAGGCGGTGTCGCCTACCGCTGCTCTTTCCGGGTGACGGAAGCCGCCTACTGCATCGAGCGGGCCATGGATATCCTCGCCCAGAAGCTCGGCATGGACCCGGCGGATCTTCGCATGAAGAACTTCGTCAAGCCGGAGCAGTTCCCGTATCACTCGGCGCTGGGCTGGGAATACGACAGCGGCGATTATCACACGGCCATGCAGAAGGCGATGGACACCATCGGCTACCGGGAGCTGCGTGAGGAACAGAAGGCCAAACAGGAAGCCTTCAAGCGTGGCGAGACCCGTGAAATCATGGGGATCGGCGTGTCGTTCTTCACCGAAATCGTCGGTGCCGGTCCGTCGAAGAACTGCGACATCCTCGGTGTCGCCATGTTCGACAGTGCGGAAATCCGCGTCCATCCGACCGGCTCCGTGATCTCGCGCATGGGCACCAAGTCCCAGGGCCAGGGCCACGAGACCACTTGGGCGCAGATCATCGCCACCGAGATCGGTATTCCGGCAGCGGATATCATGGTCGAGGAAGGCAATACGGATACGGCGCCCTACGGCCTCGGCACCTACGGCTCGCGGTCCACGCCGGTCGCCGGTGCCGCGATTGCCCTTGCCTCGCGCAAGATCCGCAACAAGGCGCAGATGATTGCCGCGCACATGCTGGAAGTTTCCGAATACGATCTCGAATGGGACGTGGACGGCTTCCAGGTGAAGGGCAATCCCGAAGCGCGCAAGTCGATGAAGGAAATCGCCTGGGCCGCCTACAACGCTCCGCCTCCGGGCATGGAGCCGGGGCTGGAGGCCGTGTCCTACTACGACCCGCCCAACATGACCTATCCCTTCGGTGCCTACTTCTGCGTCATGGACATCGACGTCGACACGGGTGTCTCCAAGATCCGCCGCTTCTATGCGCTGGACGATTGCGGCACCCGCATCAACCCGATGATCATCGAGGGCCAGGTGCACGGCGGCCTGACGGAGGGCTTCGCCATCGCCATGGGCCAGGAGATCCGTTACGACGAGATGGGCAACGTGATGGGCGCGTCCTTCATGGACTTCTTCCTGCCGACGGCGGTCGAAACCCCGCATTGGGAAACCGACTACACCGTGACCCCGAGCCCGCATCATCCGATCGGCGCCAAGGGTGTCGGCGAAAGCCCGAACGTCGGCAGCGTGCCGGCCTTCTCCAACGCCGTCAACGATGCCTTCGGCTTCCTTGGCAGCACCCATATCCAGATGCCGCATGACGCCTGGCGCGTCTGGCAGGCCGCCAAGGATCTGGGCGCCCACGGTTAA
- a CDS encoding XdhC/CoxI family protein: protein MTPSPIDRPPEVTREDLHDLMNRLRHQGKPFALATVVRTISVTAAKAGAKAVISPEGEITGGWIGGGCARGATLKAARQSLEDGQTRLISIQPEDLLKDHGVSAGEEREGIRFAKNMCPSQGTMDIFIEPVLPRPALVILGSSPVAVALADLGPRVGFDISVCAPADEQTAFPEANERIEGYALPVEAAGERYLVVSTQGKGDLIALKAAIGVDARHIAFVGSRRKAESLRQKLLAEGVSEDKLDRIKAPAGLDLGAITPEEIALSILAEILSVRRKDQRGEGLGTTSSSENGDEHP from the coding sequence ATGACCCCGTCTCCGATCGATAGGCCACCCGAAGTCACCCGGGAAGATCTCCACGACCTGATGAACCGCCTGCGCCACCAGGGAAAGCCGTTCGCGCTGGCAACCGTGGTGCGCACCATTTCGGTGACTGCCGCCAAGGCCGGCGCCAAGGCAGTGATTAGTCCGGAAGGCGAGATCACCGGCGGCTGGATCGGCGGCGGCTGCGCCCGTGGCGCGACGCTGAAGGCGGCGCGGCAGTCCCTTGAGGACGGCCAGACCCGGCTGATCTCGATCCAGCCGGAGGACTTGTTGAAGGACCACGGCGTCTCCGCCGGCGAGGAGCGCGAGGGGATTCGTTTTGCCAAGAACATGTGCCCAAGCCAGGGCACCATGGACATCTTCATCGAACCGGTGCTGCCGCGTCCCGCACTGGTCATTCTCGGCTCCAGCCCGGTTGCCGTTGCGCTTGCCGATCTCGGGCCCCGTGTCGGCTTTGACATTTCCGTCTGCGCGCCGGCCGACGAACAGACCGCCTTCCCTGAGGCCAACGAACGGATCGAAGGCTATGCCCTGCCGGTCGAGGCCGCGGGCGAGCGCTACCTCGTGGTGTCCACGCAAGGCAAGGGCGACCTGATCGCCCTGAAGGCGGCGATTGGTGTGGATGCCAGGCATATCGCCTTCGTCGGCAGTCGCCGCAAGGCGGAAAGCCTGCGGCAGAAATTGCTGGCCGAAGGCGTCTCCGAAGACAAGCTCGATCGCATCAAGGCGCCGGCCGGGCTTGACCTTGGGGCCATAACACCGGAAGAAATCGCTCTTTCCATCCTTGCCGAGATCTTGAGCGTGCGCCGGAAGGACCAGCGCGGCGAAGGTCTCGGAACCACTTCATCCAGCGAAAACGGAGATGAACACCCATGA
- a CDS encoding (2Fe-2S)-binding protein encodes MEQVPVTMTVNGKKVQRFVEPRTLLIHFLREELNLTGPHIGCETSHCGVCTVELNGMSVKSCTMFAAQANGAEITTIEGMANDDGTLSALQEGFRQMHGLQCGFCTPGMIMRAHVLLKENPDPTEEEIRMGISGNLCRCTGYQNIVKAIQYAAAKLQGRDFQEAAE; translated from the coding sequence ATCGAACAAGTCCCGGTCACCATGACCGTCAACGGCAAGAAGGTGCAGCGCTTCGTCGAGCCGCGCACGCTTCTGATCCACTTTCTGCGCGAGGAACTGAACCTCACCGGTCCGCATATCGGCTGCGAGACGTCCCACTGCGGCGTCTGCACAGTCGAGCTGAACGGCATGTCGGTGAAGTCCTGCACGATGTTCGCCGCCCAGGCGAACGGCGCGGAAATCACCACCATCGAAGGCATGGCCAATGACGACGGCACGCTGTCCGCTTTGCAGGAAGGCTTCCGCCAGATGCATGGCCTGCAATGCGGTTTCTGCACGCCGGGCATGATCATGCGCGCGCATGTGCTTCTGAAGGAAAATCCGGACCCGACGGAAGAGGAAATCCGTATGGGCATCTCCGGCAACCTGTGCCGCTGCACCGGGTATCAGAACATTGTCAAGGCCATCCAGTACGCGGCTGCCAAGCTGCAGGGACGTGACTTTCAGGAGGCTGCAGAATGA
- a CDS encoding carbon monoxide dehydrogenase subunit G, with translation MKMSESQRIEAPRQTVWEALNDAEVLKASIPGCEELTKTSDTEMEAKVKLKVGPVKATFSGKVTLEDLKPPESYRIVGEGSGGVAGFAKGGAAVRLEEDGPDATILHYDVDAQIGGKIAQLGARLIDSTAKRLAGEFFKNFGEQVVPSQPQEAEAEASDGEEAPTGEKKGWLGGLFGGKKEDNADDTATS, from the coding sequence ATGAAAATGTCCGAAAGCCAGCGGATCGAAGCTCCCCGACAGACCGTCTGGGAAGCGCTCAACGACGCTGAGGTTCTGAAGGCATCGATCCCCGGTTGCGAGGAACTCACCAAGACGTCCGACACGGAGATGGAAGCCAAGGTCAAGCTCAAGGTCGGCCCGGTAAAGGCAACCTTCAGCGGCAAGGTTACGCTTGAGGATCTGAAACCGCCGGAAAGCTATCGGATCGTCGGCGAAGGCTCCGGCGGTGTGGCCGGCTTTGCCAAGGGCGGGGCCGCCGTGCGTCTCGAGGAAGACGGTCCCGACGCAACGATCCTGCATTACGACGTGGACGCCCAGATCGGCGGCAAAATCGCCCAGCTCGGCGCCCGGCTGATCGACAGCACCGCCAAGCGACTGGCCGGCGAATTCTTCAAGAACTTCGGCGAACAGGTCGTGCCCAGTCAACCTCAGGAAGCGGAAGCCGAGGCTTCCGACGGCGAAGAGGCGCCGACCGGTGAGAAGAAGGGCTGGCTCGGCGGCCTGTTCGGCGGCAAGAAGGAAGACAATGCGGACGACACCGCAACGTCCTGA
- a CDS encoding peptidoglycan-binding domain-containing protein, whose amino-acid sequence MPYILQGDFMLFFRKPIVFIGFLCAAALSAKSALADVWTFETPSENIQCTVGEGIGLQSDITCTIIDRSGPPALPRPTSCNSDWGNTFSMRERGPVEILCQETDRSKSGFDRADYGVTGNFGGFTCHSTRQGLKCTNRDGNGFFLSRRQQTIIGSARRQSGNAANPTQQNTFAAPQGRSNAAPVQSTASADSPPVAAGHRFADYPPSDTLKSAAKFPDFKDRDRAFKEYRTRIRDGVSGGVNFAGHYSFITIGCGTECRFGYVVDLRTGQVFDFPYGGEEHYQMDLLFSRDSRLVRVRWKGSWDSETCTEKDLLVEGTKWRILAERTVPTDDGLCFYDPDIPLDRYGTSAGPAKTATANPASNRPTQQPPTTAKATGLSKDLKQRWLVTEQYLKTLGFDPGPVDGMVDAATVLAVHAFQKAYGLKVLNQLPPEHFAVLEALAKAKGGSTNTRTGSEAEAKAPQVAAAAPVKTGVQPPVAATSSAGNSVTPVRTEEDGVTYHKLGTCEFEKGVAIANYNFRTQSSHPSELEITDLCFDRKSGTLWASEPEDRLTLVKKDEENDWFEVIIPNTRAFERWRVTVGNYRRASTHGYKNETVNFSYDRPSASYLNWRTTGTQHDADVSLHGYLLETQPTIDDITSEFTVYVGGHDYWEYHRERGGKHSGRESPHVAFKGMMRFDGTTGTADLRNTVETGKDGTGKLVLTVNANGRLSGSGTISLSNARLAGINQHDWKTTTWEIKKLVGHFAGKDGEEFRAVAIASGQTIDHDGFVNPVLAAVTIQGYSRRIDEQWDNEATTSAQ is encoded by the coding sequence TTGCCTTATATTCTTCAAGGGGATTTTATGCTTTTTTTCCGGAAACCAATTGTTTTCATCGGGTTCCTATGCGCGGCGGCGTTGTCCGCGAAGTCGGCTCTGGCCGATGTCTGGACCTTCGAGACGCCTTCGGAAAACATCCAGTGCACGGTGGGCGAAGGGATCGGACTGCAATCCGACATCACCTGCACCATCATTGACCGTTCCGGACCGCCTGCCCTGCCCCGCCCGACCAGCTGCAATTCCGATTGGGGCAACACCTTTTCAATGCGGGAACGCGGGCCCGTCGAGATCCTGTGTCAGGAAACCGACCGCAGCAAAAGCGGGTTCGACAGGGCCGACTACGGTGTGACCGGAAACTTCGGCGGCTTTACCTGTCATTCCACAAGACAGGGCCTGAAATGCACCAACCGGGACGGCAATGGGTTCTTCCTGTCCCGGCGCCAGCAGACGATCATCGGGAGCGCACGACGGCAGTCAGGGAATGCCGCCAATCCAACACAGCAAAACACATTTGCCGCTCCGCAAGGCCGTTCCAACGCAGCCCCTGTTCAGTCTACCGCTTCGGCAGACAGTCCGCCCGTTGCCGCCGGTCACAGGTTTGCCGATTACCCGCCCTCGGACACACTTAAATCCGCGGCGAAATTCCCGGATTTCAAAGATCGGGATCGCGCGTTCAAAGAATATCGGACGAGAATCCGGGATGGTGTCAGCGGCGGTGTGAACTTTGCCGGGCACTATTCGTTCATCACCATCGGCTGCGGGACAGAATGCCGGTTCGGATATGTCGTCGATCTACGCACAGGCCAGGTTTTTGATTTTCCGTATGGCGGCGAAGAGCACTATCAGATGGATCTGCTCTTTTCCCGCGACAGCCGCCTCGTCAGGGTTCGCTGGAAAGGCAGCTGGGACAGCGAAACCTGCACGGAAAAAGACCTGCTCGTCGAAGGGACTAAATGGCGGATACTTGCGGAACGGACGGTTCCGACAGACGACGGACTTTGCTTTTACGACCCTGACATACCGCTGGATCGATATGGCACATCGGCCGGCCCGGCAAAAACGGCCACCGCTAACCCGGCATCCAACCGTCCGACCCAGCAACCACCGACCACCGCCAAGGCGACAGGCCTTAGCAAAGACCTGAAACAGCGCTGGCTGGTCACCGAACAATATCTTAAGACGCTGGGCTTCGACCCCGGACCGGTCGATGGCATGGTCGACGCGGCGACCGTTCTGGCCGTTCACGCCTTTCAGAAGGCCTATGGACTCAAAGTTCTAAACCAGCTTCCGCCAGAACATTTTGCGGTTCTGGAGGCTCTAGCGAAGGCGAAGGGAGGCTCGACCAACACTCGGACTGGTTCAGAAGCGGAGGCCAAAGCGCCTCAGGTGGCAGCTGCTGCGCCAGTTAAAACCGGCGTTCAGCCACCGGTTGCCGCAACGTCTTCTGCCGGAAATTCGGTAACTCCCGTCCGGACAGAAGAAGACGGGGTCACTTATCATAAGCTGGGCACGTGCGAATTCGAGAAAGGAGTTGCAATTGCGAATTACAACTTCAGAACGCAAAGTTCTCACCCTTCTGAACTAGAGATCACCGACCTTTGCTTTGACCGCAAGAGTGGGACACTCTGGGCTTCGGAACCTGAAGACCGGCTTACGCTGGTAAAAAAAGACGAAGAAAATGACTGGTTTGAAGTCATCATACCAAATACCCGAGCCTTCGAAAGATGGCGTGTCACTGTCGGAAATTACAGGCGTGCAAGTACGCATGGCTATAAAAATGAAACTGTTAATTTCAGTTATGATCGACCGTCGGCCTCATATCTGAATTGGCGGACAACCGGCACACAGCATGACGCAGATGTATCGTTGCACGGTTATTTGCTCGAAACCCAGCCCACCATCGACGACATCACGTCCGAATTTACGGTTTATGTCGGGGGACACGATTATTGGGAGTATCACCGAGAACGGGGCGGTAAACATTCAGGGCGCGAGTCCCCTCATGTCGCCTTTAAAGGCATGATGCGCTTTGATGGCACGACCGGCACCGCGGACCTTAGAAATACAGTTGAAACGGGAAAGGACGGCACAGGAAAACTGGTGCTAACTGTCAACGCGAACGGTCGTCTCTCCGGAAGCGGGACAATCAGCTTGTCCAATGCGCGCTTGGCAGGCATCAATCAGCATGATTGGAAAACCACGACTTGGGAAATCAAAAAACTTGTCGGACATTTTGCTGGGAAAGATGGCGAAGAGTTCCGCGCTGTGGCCATCGCCAGTGGGCAGACGATCGACCATGACGGCTTTGTAAATCCGGTGTTAGCTGCTGTTACCATTCAAGGCTATAGCCGCCGCATCGACGAACAATGGGATAATGAGGCAACTACCAGCGCCCAGTAA
- a CDS encoding MoxR family ATPase codes for MALDKKELAKALGETGYVADEGLATALVLTELLKRPLLLEGEAGVGKTEVAKALADLYDTNLIRLQCYEGLDRADAIYEWNYQRQLLAIKAHEGSGESAGEVEDAVFSEKYLLERPLLAAIRQDRAPVLLIDEIDRADEEFEAFLLEILSDFQVSIPEMGTIEARSIPKVVLTSNGTRELSDALRRRCLYHYVDYPAPDREARILMSRVEGLDTALALQIAELMAKLRKEDLSKVPGVAETIDWAAALIGLGTKNLQEDQELVFETLGCVLKTREDQARVTKEVTDRLLGKVA; via the coding sequence ATGGCCCTGGACAAGAAAGAGTTGGCAAAAGCGCTTGGCGAAACCGGGTATGTCGCCGATGAAGGCCTGGCGACGGCTCTCGTCCTGACCGAACTGCTGAAGCGGCCGCTTCTGCTGGAAGGCGAGGCGGGCGTGGGCAAGACCGAAGTGGCAAAGGCTCTGGCCGATCTTTACGACACCAACCTGATCCGCCTGCAGTGCTACGAGGGCCTGGACCGCGCGGACGCCATCTACGAATGGAACTACCAGCGCCAGCTTCTTGCCATCAAGGCCCATGAAGGCTCCGGAGAGAGCGCCGGCGAGGTCGAGGACGCGGTCTTTTCCGAAAAATATCTGCTGGAGCGACCGCTGCTGGCGGCGATCCGTCAGGACAGGGCACCGGTTCTGCTGATCGACGAGATCGACCGAGCAGATGAGGAATTCGAAGCCTTTCTTCTGGAAATTCTCTCCGACTTCCAGGTCTCCATCCCGGAGATGGGAACGATCGAGGCACGCTCGATCCCCAAGGTGGTGCTGACCTCCAACGGCACGCGTGAACTCTCCGACGCTCTGCGTCGCCGCTGTCTCTATCACTATGTCGACTATCCGGCGCCGGACCGGGAAGCCCGGATCCTGATGAGCCGTGTGGAAGGGCTCGATACGGCCCTGGCGCTCCAGATCGCCGAACTCATGGCGAAGCTGCGCAAGGAGGATCTCTCAAAGGTTCCAGGCGTTGCCGAGACCATCGACTGGGCCGCCGCTCTTATCGGGCTCGGCACGAAGAACCTGCAGGAAGACCAGGAGCTGGTCTTCGAAACGCTCGGCTGCGTGCTCAAGACCCGCGAGGACCAGGCACGGGTGACGAAGGAAGTCACCGACCGGCTCCTGGGGAAGGTCGCCTGA
- a CDS encoding VWA domain-containing protein, with product MAAPALKPPALKPQKIETADDVGTALRLRLTGFVHTLRDNGFKVGLAETNDAVRLLLSPLARHPHELKSAFRTLFCGRLSDWQAFDEIFDAYWFAKGMKGIIKTSGSSTRKGGKTLREMVETQGNRRESLAADVERTPGEEDEDTDDEAAGRREGASIAENLEKIDFRKIHDPEAVEKANALAERLAHAMRVRLTRRDRQRRKGPRLDLRRTIRHSITNGGTPIELIRKGPRERQLRLVILLDASGSMNNYTGVFTRFVHGLLDNFREAEAFLFHTRLVHVSTALKERDAARALDRMGLMAQGVGGGTKIGEALADFNRWHAARVIHSRTCVIILSDGYDTGDPERLGQEMATLRRRCKRIVWLNPLIGWQGYEPTAGGMSAALPFVDLFAPAHNLESLAALEPYLANL from the coding sequence ATGGCCGCGCCCGCCCTGAAACCCCCAGCCCTGAAGCCCCAGAAAATCGAAACAGCCGACGACGTCGGCACCGCCCTGCGCCTGCGCCTGACCGGTTTCGTGCACACCCTGCGCGACAACGGGTTCAAGGTCGGTCTGGCGGAAACCAATGACGCGGTGAGGCTGCTGCTGTCGCCCCTGGCCCGTCATCCGCATGAATTGAAAAGCGCTTTTCGCACCCTGTTCTGCGGTCGGCTTTCCGACTGGCAGGCGTTTGATGAGATCTTCGATGCCTATTGGTTCGCAAAGGGCATGAAAGGCATCATCAAGACGTCCGGTTCCAGCACCAGGAAGGGGGGCAAGACCCTCCGCGAAATGGTCGAGACCCAGGGCAACCGCCGGGAAAGCCTTGCCGCCGATGTGGAACGCACGCCGGGTGAGGAAGACGAGGACACCGACGACGAAGCCGCCGGCCGCCGGGAAGGCGCCAGCATTGCGGAAAACCTGGAAAAGATTGATTTCCGCAAGATCCACGATCCGGAAGCGGTCGAAAAGGCCAATGCACTCGCCGAACGCCTGGCCCATGCCATGCGCGTGCGCCTGACCCGGCGCGACCGCCAACGGCGCAAGGGGCCCCGGCTCGACCTGCGTCGGACGATCCGCCATTCCATCACCAATGGCGGCACGCCGATCGAGCTGATCCGAAAAGGCCCGCGCGAGCGTCAGCTCCGCCTTGTGATCCTGCTTGATGCCTCCGGCTCCATGAACAATTACACCGGTGTCTTTACCCGTTTCGTTCATGGCCTTCTGGACAATTTCCGCGAGGCGGAAGCCTTCCTGTTCCACACACGGCTGGTGCATGTCTCCACCGCCTTGAAGGAGAGGGACGCGGCCCGCGCCCTCGACCGCATGGGCCTGATGGCCCAGGGCGTCGGCGGCGGTACGAAGATCGGTGAGGCGCTTGCCGACTTCAACCGCTGGCATGCCGCCCGGGTGATCCATTCGCGCACCTGCGTGATCATCCTGTCGGACGGCTACGATACCGGCGACCCGGAACGTCTCGGCCAAGAGATGGCGACACTCCGCCGCCGCTGCAAACGCATCGTCTGGCTGAACCCGCTGATCGGCTGGCAGGGCTACGAGCCGACCGCCGGCGGCATGTCCGCGGCCCTGCCTTTCGTCGATCTGTTCGCGCCGGCACATAATCTTGAGAGCCTGGCCGCCCTCGAACCCTATCTGGCAAACCTGTGA